One genomic region from Terasakiella sp. SH-1 encodes:
- the prmC gene encoding peptide chain release factor N(5)-glutamine methyltransferase encodes MDTIATRLTETIQRLETAGIDNARFEARLLLCHVLDVELQVLIGYPEREISTDQVSSLEDLLIRRENREPMSHILGEREFWSLPFKVTKDTLTPRPDSETLVEAVLKYLPDPTQELRVLDLGVGTGCLLLSILSEYEQATGLGIDISPKALDVAIENAKRLGFEDRSRFQIGNWAEGIDETFDLVLSNPPYIPLSDEKDLEPEVKEYEPAGALFAGVDGLDDYRKLAECLPYLLKNQGFAVIELGIGQAEAVTKLMTETGLEVIEAPRDLSEIERCLVIRKKL; translated from the coding sequence ATGGACACTATTGCGACAAGATTAACAGAAACAATTCAACGCCTTGAGACCGCAGGCATTGACAATGCCCGCTTTGAGGCGCGCCTGTTGCTGTGTCATGTGCTGGATGTGGAGCTGCAAGTCCTTATTGGATATCCAGAACGTGAGATCAGTACTGATCAAGTTTCTAGCTTGGAAGACTTGTTGATCCGTCGCGAAAACCGTGAACCCATGTCCCATATTTTGGGGGAGCGGGAATTTTGGAGCTTGCCGTTTAAAGTGACCAAAGACACCCTGACGCCGCGCCCTGATAGCGAAACATTGGTCGAAGCCGTATTAAAATATTTACCGGATCCAACGCAAGAATTACGGGTACTTGACCTTGGCGTGGGAACAGGCTGTTTATTACTGTCTATTTTATCGGAATATGAACAGGCAACGGGGCTGGGGATTGATATCAGCCCCAAGGCACTGGATGTGGCGATTGAAAATGCCAAACGTCTGGGCTTTGAAGATCGCAGCCGTTTCCAGATTGGCAATTGGGCGGAAGGAATTGACGAGACATTTGATCTTGTTCTCTCCAATCCCCCTTATATTCCCCTAAGTGATGAAAAAGATCTGGAACCGGAAGTCAAAGAGTATGAACCCGCAGGCGCGCTTTTTGCCGGGGTAGACGGGTTAGATGATTATCGCAAGCTGGCTGAATGCTTGCCCTACTTGTTAAAAAACCAAGGATTTGCGGTGATTGAACTGGGGATTGGGCAGGCAGAAGCGGTCACAAAGCTGATGACAGAGACAGGCTTGGAGGTCATAGAGGCCCCGCGTGATCTCTCAGAAATTGAGAGATGTTTGGTAATTCGCAAAAAACTTTAA
- the hisS gene encoding histidine--tRNA ligase gives MASLKSVKGTYDLLPKEKATHRHVYETSRDVCERFGFNEVTTPIFEFSEVFSRTLGETSDVVTKEMFSMETKGGDKITLRPEGTAGVCRAFISNGLQQETPVKHFYYGPMFRYERPQKGRQRQFHQVGVELIGVETPQADIEVIAAGYQFLKELGFADDVCLELNSLGDSESRAAYRDKLVAYFSQFEDKLSEDSKNRLQTNPLRILDSKDEGDKELVKDAPVLTDCLNEASLTFYTEVKKGLDLLGVPYVENPRLVRGLDYYCHTAFEFTTTTLGAQGTVLAGGRYDNLIKMMGGPQVPGVGWASGVERLALMSAEDKAELPRPICIIPVSAAQQEEALKVAHQLRVNGFVVDQGYSGNMKKRLNRANKANALAAILLGEDELARGAVTVRDLESGEQSEVALDGLVDHLAKFKA, from the coding sequence ATGGCATCGTTGAAGTCAGTTAAAGGAACGTACGACCTCCTTCCCAAAGAAAAGGCGACCCATCGCCATGTGTATGAAACCTCACGCGATGTGTGTGAGCGTTTCGGCTTTAACGAAGTGACCACGCCGATCTTTGAATTTTCAGAAGTGTTTTCCCGCACATTGGGGGAAACCTCTGACGTTGTGACTAAAGAGATGTTTTCCATGGAAACCAAGGGCGGGGATAAAATCACTCTGCGCCCGGAAGGGACTGCGGGTGTTTGTCGTGCCTTTATCTCTAATGGGTTACAGCAGGAAACTCCGGTTAAGCATTTTTATTACGGGCCGATGTTTCGTTATGAACGCCCGCAAAAAGGACGCCAGCGTCAGTTCCATCAGGTGGGTGTAGAACTGATCGGTGTGGAAACGCCGCAAGCTGATATTGAAGTGATTGCAGCGGGCTACCAGTTTCTGAAAGAATTGGGCTTTGCCGATGATGTGTGCTTGGAACTCAACAGCCTGGGCGATAGCGAAAGCCGTGCAGCTTATCGTGACAAGCTGGTGGCTTATTTCTCTCAGTTTGAAGATAAATTGTCAGAAGACAGCAAGAACCGTTTGCAAACGAACCCCTTGCGTATTCTTGATTCCAAGGATGAAGGCGATAAGGAATTGGTGAAAGACGCCCCTGTTCTGACCGATTGTCTAAACGAAGCCTCGCTTACTTTTTACACTGAGGTGAAAAAAGGCTTGGACCTGTTGGGTGTGCCATATGTGGAAAACCCACGTTTGGTGCGTGGTCTGGATTATTACTGTCACACAGCCTTTGAATTCACCACCACCACCTTGGGCGCGCAGGGTACTGTGCTGGCCGGTGGGCGTTATGATAACTTGATCAAAATGATGGGTGGACCGCAGGTTCCCGGTGTGGGCTGGGCATCCGGTGTGGAACGTTTGGCCTTGATGTCAGCAGAAGACAAGGCAGAACTGCCCCGCCCCATTTGCATCATTCCAGTTTCAGCAGCGCAGCAGGAAGAAGCCTTAAAAGTGGCTCATCAGCTGCGTGTAAATGGTTTTGTGGTCGATCAAGGTTATAGCGGTAATATGAAAAAACGCCTGAACCGGGCCAATAAGGCGAATGCTTTGGCGGCAATTTTGCTGGGTGAAGATGAATTGGCCCGTGGCGCGGTGACAGTACGTGATCTGGAAAGTGGTGAGCAGAGCGAAGTTGCACTGGACGGGCTGGTTGATCATCTGGCAAAGTTCAAGGCTTAA
- the prfA gene encoding peptide chain release factor 1: MSFQETLSQVVNRHEELEALMADSSSLSASEFTKMSKEYADLTPVVEAVKSLRSAQSEMEECEALMSDEDCDAEMKELAEAEFHELKKSIPEREREVQLMLLPKDEADEKNAIIEIRAGTGGDEAALFAADLYRMYQRYAERMGWKFEIMDFNEIGIGGFKEVSAMITGKNVFARFKYESGVHRVQRVPETESGGRIHTSAATVAVLPEAEDVDIKIDAKDLRIDTYRSQGAGGQHVNTTDSAVRITHIPTGLVTQCQDNKSQHKNKDQAMKMMRAKLYDHERQQLDAERAADRKNQVGSGDRSERIRTYNFPQGRISDHRINLTLYRLEEVLQGDLDEVIDALISEDQAQKLAELG; the protein is encoded by the coding sequence GTGAGCTTTCAAGAAACATTAAGTCAGGTGGTCAATCGCCATGAAGAACTCGAAGCCTTGATGGCCGATAGCTCTTCCCTCAGTGCGTCTGAATTCACCAAAATGTCCAAGGAATATGCCGATCTCACCCCGGTGGTGGAAGCGGTGAAATCCTTGCGTTCTGCCCAAAGTGAGATGGAAGAATGTGAAGCCCTCATGAGCGATGAGGATTGCGATGCGGAAATGAAAGAATTGGCGGAAGCTGAATTTCATGAGCTGAAAAAAAGCATTCCTGAGCGCGAACGCGAAGTCCAGTTGATGCTGTTGCCCAAGGATGAGGCGGACGAGAAAAACGCCATCATCGAAATTCGTGCAGGTACAGGCGGGGATGAAGCGGCCTTGTTTGCAGCAGACCTTTATCGCATGTATCAGCGTTATGCCGAACGTATGGGCTGGAAATTTGAAATTATGGATTTCAATGAAATTGGCATTGGCGGGTTTAAAGAAGTTTCGGCCATGATCACTGGGAAAAACGTGTTTGCTCGTTTTAAATATGAATCCGGTGTCCATCGGGTACAGCGTGTGCCGGAAACAGAAAGTGGCGGGCGTATCCATACCTCTGCGGCAACTGTGGCCGTGTTGCCTGAAGCCGAAGATGTAGATATTAAAATTGATGCGAAAGATTTGCGCATTGATACCTATCGTTCCCAAGGCGCTGGCGGCCAGCACGTCAACACCACCGATTCAGCGGTGCGGATCACCCATATTCCGACAGGTTTGGTGACACAATGTCAGGACAATAAGTCCCAGCATAAGAACAAAGACCAAGCCATGAAAATGATGCGTGCCAAACTGTATGATCATGAACGTCAGCAACTGGATGCGGAACGGGCCGCAGATCGTAAAAATCAGGTGGGCTCGGGTGATCGCTCAGAACGTATTCGCACCTATAACTTCCCACAGGGACGTATTTCTGATCACCGCATTAACCTGACGCTCTATCGACTGGAAGAAGTCCTGCAAGGTGATTTGGATGAAGTGATTGATGCACTGATTTCTGAAGATCAGGCGCAAAAACTGGCGGAATTGGGCTAA
- a CDS encoding metal ABC transporter permease gives MAPLRNIAIRKMAITTMKPKRKTMLDDFFMRALIAGVGLAIVAGPLGCFVVWRRMAYFGDTMAHSALLGVALSFLFDISLMAGVFGVACLVSLLLVGLQKRKSLPTDALLGILSHSALAIGLVLVSLMAWLRIDLMGYLFGDILSVSRDDILLIYGGGVIILAILSLIWRSLLAGSVSEELAIVEGLHPQKSKLVFMLLMAGVVAIAIKLVGILLITALLIIPAATARRFASGPEMMAVFAALIGGGSVIGGLYASLEYDTPSGPSIVMMALIFFLLSLLPLFKGRTS, from the coding sequence ATGGCTCCATTACGGAACATTGCCATCAGGAAGATGGCCATCACCACCATGAAACCCAAGAGGAAAACCATGCTGGATGATTTCTTTATGCGTGCCTTGATTGCCGGGGTGGGGCTTGCCATTGTTGCGGGGCCATTGGGCTGTTTTGTTGTATGGCGGCGTATGGCGTATTTTGGTGATACGATGGCCCATTCAGCCTTATTAGGGGTCGCGCTTTCTTTTTTGTTTGATATCTCCTTGATGGCAGGTGTGTTTGGGGTGGCCTGCTTGGTATCCCTCTTATTGGTTGGCTTACAGAAACGCAAAAGCCTGCCCACCGATGCGCTGCTTGGTATTTTATCTCATTCCGCGCTGGCGATTGGCTTGGTGCTGGTTTCCTTGATGGCCTGGTTGCGCATTGATCTGATGGGCTATTTATTTGGTGATATTTTATCGGTTAGTCGCGATGATATTTTGCTGATCTATGGTGGTGGGGTGATCATTCTTGCCATTTTATCGCTGATCTGGCGTTCTTTACTTGCAGGTAGTGTCAGCGAGGAACTGGCAATCGTCGAAGGGTTGCATCCACAAAAAAGCAAGCTTGTTTTCATGTTGCTGATGGCAGGTGTCGTGGCGATCGCGATCAAGCTGGTTGGTATTTTACTGATTACCGCCTTATTGATTATTCCTGCTGCAACTGCACGACGTTTTGCCTCCGGGCCGGAAATGATGGCTGTTTTTGCTGCACTGATTGGGGGGGGATCGGTCATTGGCGGGCTCTATGCCTCCCTTGAATATGACACCCCGTCCGGTCCATCCATTGTGATGATGGCCCTGATCTTTTTTTTATTGAGTTTACTCCCGCTGTTTAAAGGAAGAACATCATGA
- a CDS encoding DUF4167 domain-containing protein: MRQGSNNQNNRRGRGRGHNHNHNRRHNHHGNRNQNFDSNGPSGRIRGTAKQIHDKYLQQAKDAISAGDRVLAESLFQHADHYGRIAAQFAPKPRPEAEEAAPAETAEAGQTAEAPSGEAESDEAVTVAIEDGDTSTSEQPELELEAEPVEEKPKRRTTTRRTTRKKADADAPKLGGGANAVPDFLARPVEVEGEEKAEAEVEEEKPKRRTRRTTTTTRKTTTRRTTRKKTEEAAEASEETEAAV; encoded by the coding sequence ATGAGACAAGGTTCCAACAATCAGAACAATCGTCGTGGGCGTGGCCGGGGCCATAACCACAACCATAATCGTCGCCACAACCATCATGGCAATCGCAACCAGAACTTCGATAGTAATGGCCCAAGTGGTCGTATTCGCGGTACAGCCAAGCAGATTCACGATAAATATCTGCAACAGGCTAAAGATGCGATTTCTGCCGGGGATCGTGTTTTGGCTGAAAGCTTGTTCCAGCATGCAGACCATTATGGCCGTATTGCTGCACAATTTGCGCCAAAGCCACGTCCGGAAGCGGAAGAAGCAGCTCCGGCAGAAACTGCTGAGGCAGGGCAAACTGCAGAAGCACCTTCCGGGGAAGCTGAAAGTGATGAGGCTGTAACAGTTGCTATTGAAGATGGGGATACATCCACGTCTGAGCAGCCTGAGCTGGAGCTGGAAGCAGAACCTGTTGAAGAAAAGCCAAAGCGTCGCACAACAACGCGTCGTACGACTCGCAAAAAAGCGGATGCAGATGCACCGAAATTGGGTGGTGGTGCCAATGCCGTTCCTGATTTTCTGGCCCGTCCGGTTGAAGTAGAGGGCGAGGAAAAGGCAGAGGCTGAGGTCGAAGAAGAAAAACCGAAGCGTCGCACACGCCGTACGACCACAACGACACGCAAAACTACAACGCGTCGCACCACCCGTAAAAAAACGGAAGAGGCTGCTGAGGCGAGTGAAGAAACAGAAGCTGCGGTTTAA
- the hemA gene encoding glutamyl-tRNA reductase, with amino-acid sequence MAGLFSSDVKVQVIGANHRSSSLALRDRLFLDEPEVIPFLDQLKDDGVEQCLVISTCDRVEIHCVDHDAKKARDIIVKHLAKRAELDEGTLEGQLYFLQDQEAVRQIFRVASSLDSLMVGEPQVVGQVKDAHRLAIEAGSVGTELERIFQAAYSTSKRVRTETAVGERPVSIASVAVQIAKELHGDLDRCKGLLIGAGDMGELTAQNLIETGLKDFTCIHSFAGRAKMISRHLSCHFGEFEERDRLACEADIIVTSMNKRSRVVSKEMVEAALKARKNKPIFIIDTGIPGDVDPAVNDVDGAFLYDLHDLEQVAMEGRASREAEARAASAILEKELSDFFKGKDERGAVPLVTSLRERFEAERQSVLATHGGDADKATRLLINRLLHSPSEELRSLSAMKKKKEWEKASALITQLFLKEK; translated from the coding sequence ATGGCAGGGTTATTTTCAAGCGATGTCAAGGTACAGGTAATTGGGGCGAACCATCGCTCCAGTTCACTGGCGTTGCGTGATCGTTTGTTTCTGGATGAACCCGAGGTCATTCCCTTTCTGGATCAGCTCAAAGATGATGGTGTTGAACAGTGCTTGGTGATTTCCACGTGCGATCGGGTGGAAATCCATTGTGTGGATCATGACGCGAAAAAAGCCCGTGATATTATTGTCAAACACCTTGCCAAACGCGCCGAGCTGGATGAAGGTACTTTAGAAGGCCAGCTCTATTTCCTGCAAGATCAAGAGGCTGTACGCCAAATTTTCCGTGTGGCCTCGTCTCTTGACAGTCTGATGGTAGGCGAACCCCAAGTGGTTGGTCAGGTCAAAGATGCACATCGTCTGGCTATTGAAGCAGGGAGTGTCGGGACTGAGCTGGAACGGATTTTTCAGGCGGCTTATTCGACATCTAAAAGGGTGCGCACAGAAACAGCTGTGGGCGAACGCCCTGTTTCCATTGCCTCGGTTGCCGTGCAGATTGCCAAGGAATTGCATGGCGATTTAGATCGCTGCAAAGGCTTGCTCATTGGCGCAGGTGACATGGGTGAATTGACTGCGCAAAATCTGATTGAAACGGGTCTAAAAGATTTTACCTGTATCCATTCATTTGCTGGGCGCGCGAAAATGATTTCGCGTCATCTGTCGTGCCATTTTGGGGAGTTTGAAGAACGGGACCGTTTGGCCTGCGAGGCTGATATTATCGTTACCTCCATGAATAAACGTTCCCGTGTGGTGTCTAAAGAAATGGTGGAGGCTGCCCTAAAGGCGCGTAAGAATAAGCCCATTTTTATCATTGATACGGGCATTCCCGGCGATGTGGACCCGGCGGTCAATGATGTGGATGGGGCCTTTCTTTATGACCTGCACGATCTGGAACAGGTCGCCATGGAAGGCCGCGCCTCGCGCGAAGCAGAAGCGCGGGCGGCCAGTGCCATATTAGAAAAAGAACTCAGTGACTTTTTTAAAGGTAAGGATGAACGTGGGGCCGTGCCATTGGTGACGTCTTTGCGTGAACGGTTTGAAGCAGAACGCCAGTCGGTCTTGGCGACCCATGGCGGGGATGCAGATAAGGCAACTCGTTTGCTGATTAACCGTTTGCTCCATAGCCCGAGTGAAGAATTACGCAGCTTGTCTGCAATGAAAAAGAAAAAAGAATGGGAAAAGGCCAGTGCGCTGATCACCCAACTTTTCCTGAAGGAGAAATAA
- a CDS encoding Fur family transcriptional regulator, producing MKELTKNQQLVFDQLQSSKTPQSAYDILDALRDEGLRAPLQVYRALDKLVERQMVHRLESMNAFVACSHDHEDHHHHGGFCAFAICNDCGIVDEFAAPVISEQLSDWATNQNFKTQSSTVEIRGLCSSCQG from the coding sequence ATGAAAGAATTAACCAAGAACCAACAGCTGGTGTTTGACCAATTACAGTCGTCTAAAACCCCGCAAAGTGCCTATGACATTCTGGATGCCTTGCGTGATGAGGGCTTGCGTGCACCGCTTCAGGTCTATCGTGCCTTGGATAAACTGGTGGAACGTCAGATGGTTCATCGTCTTGAAAGCATGAATGCTTTTGTTGCATGCAGCCATGATCATGAAGACCACCATCATCATGGCGGCTTTTGTGCCTTTGCGATCTGTAATGACTGTGGGATTGTTGATGAATTTGCTGCCCCGGTGATTTCTGAACAATTGAGTGACTGGGCGACAAATCAAAATTTTAAAACCCAAAGCAGCACGGTTGAAATCCGGGGGTTATGTTCATCTTGTCAGGGGTAG
- the ispG gene encoding flavodoxin-dependent (E)-4-hydroxy-3-methylbut-2-enyl-diphosphate synthase — protein MSVRPYRDIIRRKSRQIRVGDVLVGGDAPITVQSMTNTLTTDVDATVKQVLALEEAGADIVRISVPDEESSAALKDIIKQVNVPIVADIHFHYKRGIEAAEAGAACLRINPGNIGSPERVREVVKAAKDHGCSMRIGVNAGSLEKELLEKYGEPCPEAMVESALNHARILEDNDFFEFKISVKASDAFLGVAAYQGLAEACDYPLHLGITEAGGLQAGTVLSSIGIGNLLWSGIGDTLRVSLSADPVEEVKVGFHILKSLGLRTRGVKVVSCPSCARQGFDVVKTVAAVEERVQHIRTPLSLSIIGCVVNGPGEAKETDIGLTGGGNDNHKVYVGGVPDHNTSSEEMIDHIVQLVEEKAAALEAEKENS, from the coding sequence ATGTCCGTGCGCCCTTATAGAGATATCATCCGCCGTAAATCCCGACAGATCCGTGTCGGTGATGTGCTGGTTGGTGGCGATGCCCCCATTACCGTGCAATCCATGACTAATACGCTGACCACCGATGTGGACGCGACAGTTAAACAGGTTTTGGCATTGGAAGAGGCTGGCGCCGATATTGTACGTATTTCTGTACCCGATGAAGAGTCTTCTGCCGCGCTGAAAGACATTATCAAACAGGTGAATGTGCCCATCGTGGCCGATATTCATTTCCATTATAAACGCGGGATTGAAGCGGCTGAAGCCGGGGCGGCTTGTTTGCGCATTAATCCGGGCAATATTGGATCACCCGAGCGCGTGCGCGAAGTGGTGAAAGCGGCCAAGGATCATGGCTGTTCCATGCGCATTGGCGTGAATGCCGGATCATTGGAAAAAGAATTGCTGGAAAAATATGGCGAGCCTTGCCCCGAAGCTATGGTGGAAAGTGCGCTCAACCATGCCCGTATTTTAGAAGATAACGACTTTTTTGAATTTAAAATCAGTGTGAAAGCCTCAGATGCTTTCCTCGGTGTTGCGGCCTACCAAGGGTTGGCAGAAGCTTGCGATTATCCCCTGCATTTGGGCATTACCGAGGCAGGTGGTTTGCAGGCGGGCACTGTTTTGTCATCCATTGGGATTGGTAATCTTCTGTGGTCCGGTATTGGCGATACCTTGCGCGTTTCCTTATCTGCCGATCCGGTCGAAGAAGTAAAAGTAGGTTTCCATATCCTGAAATCACTGGGCCTGCGCACCCGTGGGGTCAAGGTGGTGTCGTGTCCGTCTTGCGCGCGCCAGGGGTTCGATGTGGTGAAAACGGTCGCGGCTGTGGAAGAACGTGTGCAACATATTCGCACGCCCCTGTCACTTTCTATTATCGGCTGCGTGGTCAATGGACCGGGCGAAGCCAAGGAAACAGATATTGGCCTGACAGGCGGCGGTAATGATAACCACAAGGTTTATGTGGGCGGTGTGCCGGATCATAATACCTCAAGTGAAGAAATGATTGATCATATTGTGCAGCTGGTAGAAGAAAAAGCCGCCGCACTTGAAGCAGAGAAAGAGAATTCATAA